Proteins found in one Panicum hallii strain FIL2 chromosome 4, PHallii_v3.1, whole genome shotgun sequence genomic segment:
- the LOC112888684 gene encoding acetylajmalan esterase-like, whose amino-acid sequence MASSAAAFLLALSLLALHFCCCHGKGSGGDGSGVTAIYSLGDSITDTGNLAKEAPPGMFETIKHLPYGVTMGTATGRCSDGLLMIDFLAKDLGLPFLNPYLGKNKSFDHGVNFAVAGATAVDPADQFNLTVPMPFASNSLKVQLRWFKDFMKSSFGTDEEIRKRLRSSLVLVGEIGGNDYNYAFFEYKPVAEVEKLIPGVVKTIIDAAKEVLDMGARRVIVPGNFPIGCVPGYLAMNAASSEPADYDAAGCLRDLNHFAAKHNARLQRAVEGLQAARPGASVAYADYYNSFLALLHNASSLGFDAASTRKACCGAGGGEYNFDWRRMCGFEGATACADPSAYVSWDGIHMTQAAYRAMSRLIYHGKYLQPQILSFPEKYGQTET is encoded by the exons ATGGCTTCCTCTGCCGCAGCTTTCCTCCTGGCTCTCTCCCTCCTTGCTCTGCACTTCTGCTGCTGCCATGGGAAGGGCAGTGGCGGCGACGGCAGTGGCGTCACTGCCATCTACAGCCTCGGCGACTCCATCACCGACACGGGGAACCTGGCCAAGGAGGCGCCCCCCGGCATGTTCGAGACCATCAAGCACCTCCCGTACGGCGTCACCATGGGAACCGCGACTGGACGCTGCTCTGATGGCCTCCTCATGATCGACTTCCTGG CTAAGGACCTGGGCCTCCCGTTCCTGAACCCGTACCTGGGCAAGAACAAGAGCTTCGACCACGGCGTGAacttcgccgtcgccggagccaCCGCCGTGGACCCCGCCGACCAGTTCAACCTCACCGTGCCCATGCCTTTCGCCTCCAACTCCCTCAAGGTGCAGCTCCGGTGGTTCAAGGACTTCATGAAGTCCAGCTTCGGCACCGATGAAG AGATACGCAAGAGGCTTCGTAGTTCTCTTGTTTTGGTCGGGGAGATCGGAGGGAACGACTACAACTACGCCTTCTTCGAGTACAAGCCTGTAGCCGAGGTGGAGAAACTCATCCCTGGGGTTGTCAAGACCATCATCGACGCTGCCAAG GAGGTGCTCGACATGGGCGCGAGGAGGGTGATCGTCCCGGGCAACTTCCCCATCGGTTGCGTGCCGGGGTACCTGGCCATGAACGCCGCCTCGTCGGAGCCGGCGGACTACGACGCGGCGGGGTGCCTCCGGGACCTGAACCACTTCGCCGCCAAGCACAACGCGCGGCTCCAGCGCGCGGTGGAGGGGCTGCAGGCAGCGCGCCCGGGCGCGTCCGTCGCCTACGCCGACTACTACAACTCCTTCCTCGCCCTCCTCCACAACGCCTCCTCGCTGGGCTTCGACGCGGCGAGCACGCGCAAGGCCTgctgcggcgccggcggcggcgagtacAACTTCGACTGGCGGCGGATGTGCGGCTTCGAGggggcgacggcgtgcgcggaCCCGTCGGCGTACGTGAGCTGGGACGGGATCCACATGACGCAGGCGGCGTACAGGGCCATGTCCAGGCTCATCTACCATGGCAAGTACCTGCAGCCGCAGATACTCAGCTTCCCGGAGAAATATGGCCAGACAGAGACATAA
- the LOC112888683 gene encoding uncharacterized protein At2g39910 isoform X2 translates to MPQATTASAAAATARLPRDALLRIAAPLREPLAAAPYEPPAGSSASVKSLLASLLPSASPAQPQPGAGKEAVDLLLFCAAVLASSPEHPALHWVPAGLAGAAATAVGEMAAAGGWGSVGEMVVAVMPEVVPPLKTMVKDSCVDADNDEIGAVKPPKEHAVVSAHQFRWLVSQVCYPKLGDLCWLVIPCALTTLDHWSPEVKGIVGFIHIAKNVKVTELSLYEDAILDACCHNIPADNELWYRVVEVSVLLLTCTQRSNPRSPWYDRMLSEMLGHLERQPLNKERRVAWLTLIGPIFDAMGLFLLAHFRRLFSLFFQWMHTDDDMTVLLVLEQMHAIIKLTWIRKSPYTSRLVDELVLLYKESATRSSREVIRTHILEMLVLLQNCKGQQFEEAWKKHELDPDLTMLLSTFNQLCIKNSSPGC, encoded by the exons ATGCCCCAAGCCACCACGGCCTCAGCCGCAGCGGCGACAGCGAGGCTCCCCCGTGATGCCCTCCTCCGCATCGCAGCGCCGCTCCGCGAGCCCCTCGCCGCTGCGCCCTACGAGCCCCCCGCGGGCTCATCCGCCTCCGTCAAGTCCCTCCTcgcctctctccttccttccgCTTCCCCGGCCCAGCCCCAGCCCGGGGCGGGCAAGGAGGCAGTGGACCTGCTACTCTTCTGCGCCGCCGTCCTCGCGAGCTCTCCAGAGCACCCCGCACTGCACTGGGTCCCGGCGGGCCTTGCGGGGGCGGCCGCCACCGCGGTGggggagatggcggcggcgggtgggtgGGGCAGCGTCGGGGAGATGGTGGTGGCAGTGATGCCGGAGGTGGTGCCTCCTCTCAAGACCATGGTGAAGGACTCGTGCGTTGACGCTGACAACGACGAGATTGGGGCTGTGAAGCCGCCCAAGGAGCATGCTGTGGTCTCCGCGCACCAGTTCCGGTGGCTGGTGTCTCAG GTTTGTTACCCTAAGCTTGGTGATTTGTGTTGGTTAGTCATTCCATGTGCTCTGACAACCTTGGATCATTGGTCACCAGAAGTTAAG GGTATAGTTGGTTTCATACACATAGCGAAGAACGTGAAAGTAACCGAATTAAGTTTGTATGAAGATGCCATACTTGATGCATGCTGCCATAACATTCCTGCCGACAATGAGTTATGGTATCGTGTTGTTGAGGTATCTGTGCTATTGTTAACATGCACTCAGCGAAGTAATCCCCGTAGCCCCTG GTATGATCGTATGCTCAGTGAGATGTTAGGCCACTTGGAACGGCAACCACTAAATAAAGAACGCCGTGTTGCATGGCTGACCCTTATTGGGCCAATTTTTGATGCTATGGGCCTCTTCTTATTGGCTCATTTTCGTCGCCTTTTTTCGCTCTTTTTCCAGTGGATGCATACTGATGATGATATGACAGTTCTTCTG GTTTTGGAGCAAATGCATGCCATCATCAAGCTTACCTGGATTAGGAAATCACCTTATACTTCAAG GCTGGTGGATGAACTTGTTCTCTTGTATAAAGAGTCAGCGACAAGGAGCAGCCGTGAGGTCATACGAACTCATATCCTGGAAATGCTTGTACTGCTTCAGAA TTGCAAGGGACAACAATTTGAGGAGGCTTGGAAGAAGCATGAACTTGACCCAGACTTGACAATGCTGCTGTCAACTTTCAATCAGCTTTGTATAAAAAATAGTTCACCTGGATGTTGA
- the LOC112888683 gene encoding uncharacterized protein At2g39910 isoform X1 produces the protein MPQATTASAAAATARLPRDALLRIAAPLREPLAAAPYEPPAGSSASVKSLLASLLPSASPAQPQPGAGKEAVDLLLFCAAVLASSPEHPALHWVPAGLAGAAATAVGEMAAAGGWGSVGEMVVAVMPEVVPPLKTMVKDSCVDADNDEIGAVKPPKEHAVVSAHQFRWLVSQVCYPKLGDLCWLVIPCALTTLDHWSPEVKEQGIVGFIHIAKNVKVTELSLYEDAILDACCHNIPADNELWYRVVEVSVLLLTCTQRSNPRSPWYDRMLSEMLGHLERQPLNKERRVAWLTLIGPIFDAMGLFLLAHFRRLFSLFFQWMHTDDDMTVLLVLEQMHAIIKLTWIRKSPYTSRLVDELVLLYKESATRSSREVIRTHILEMLVLLQNCKGQQFEEAWKKHELDPDLTMLLSTFNQLCIKNSSPGC, from the exons ATGCCCCAAGCCACCACGGCCTCAGCCGCAGCGGCGACAGCGAGGCTCCCCCGTGATGCCCTCCTCCGCATCGCAGCGCCGCTCCGCGAGCCCCTCGCCGCTGCGCCCTACGAGCCCCCCGCGGGCTCATCCGCCTCCGTCAAGTCCCTCCTcgcctctctccttccttccgCTTCCCCGGCCCAGCCCCAGCCCGGGGCGGGCAAGGAGGCAGTGGACCTGCTACTCTTCTGCGCCGCCGTCCTCGCGAGCTCTCCAGAGCACCCCGCACTGCACTGGGTCCCGGCGGGCCTTGCGGGGGCGGCCGCCACCGCGGTGggggagatggcggcggcgggtgggtgGGGCAGCGTCGGGGAGATGGTGGTGGCAGTGATGCCGGAGGTGGTGCCTCCTCTCAAGACCATGGTGAAGGACTCGTGCGTTGACGCTGACAACGACGAGATTGGGGCTGTGAAGCCGCCCAAGGAGCATGCTGTGGTCTCCGCGCACCAGTTCCGGTGGCTGGTGTCTCAG GTTTGTTACCCTAAGCTTGGTGATTTGTGTTGGTTAGTCATTCCATGTGCTCTGACAACCTTGGATCATTGGTCACCAGAAGTTAAG GAACAGGGTATAGTTGGTTTCATACACATAGCGAAGAACGTGAAAGTAACCGAATTAAGTTTGTATGAAGATGCCATACTTGATGCATGCTGCCATAACATTCCTGCCGACAATGAGTTATGGTATCGTGTTGTTGAGGTATCTGTGCTATTGTTAACATGCACTCAGCGAAGTAATCCCCGTAGCCCCTG GTATGATCGTATGCTCAGTGAGATGTTAGGCCACTTGGAACGGCAACCACTAAATAAAGAACGCCGTGTTGCATGGCTGACCCTTATTGGGCCAATTTTTGATGCTATGGGCCTCTTCTTATTGGCTCATTTTCGTCGCCTTTTTTCGCTCTTTTTCCAGTGGATGCATACTGATGATGATATGACAGTTCTTCTG GTTTTGGAGCAAATGCATGCCATCATCAAGCTTACCTGGATTAGGAAATCACCTTATACTTCAAG GCTGGTGGATGAACTTGTTCTCTTGTATAAAGAGTCAGCGACAAGGAGCAGCCGTGAGGTCATACGAACTCATATCCTGGAAATGCTTGTACTGCTTCAGAA TTGCAAGGGACAACAATTTGAGGAGGCTTGGAAGAAGCATGAACTTGACCCAGACTTGACAATGCTGCTGTCAACTTTCAATCAGCTTTGTATAAAAAATAGTTCACCTGGATGTTGA
- the LOC112888687 gene encoding cysteine desulfurase, mitochondrial-like: protein MALSRRLLPLFLRGGAPAFRALSTAAAPAAAAASVEEKESITVKGVRISGRPLYMDMQATTPVDPRVLDAMLPFYLSRYGNPHSRTHLYGWESDSAVEAARARVASLVGADPREIFFTSGATECNNIAVKGVMRFYRDRRRHVITTQTEHKCVLDSCRYLQQEGFEVTYLPVRSDGLVDLAQLEDAIRPDTGLVSVMAVNNEIGVVQPLEEIGRICKEKGVPFHTDAAQALGKIPIDVNRMGIGLMSLSGHKIYGPKGVGALYLRRRPRIRVEPQMSGGGQERGIRSGTVPTPLVVGFGAACEIAAQEMDYDHRRVSALQQRLLDGILAQVDEVVINGSMEHRYPGNLNLSFAYVEGESLLMGLKEVAVSSGSACTSASLEPSYVLRALGVEEDMAHTSIRFGIGRFTTEEEVDRAIELTVRQVKKLRDMSPLYEMAKAGIDLKSIEWSQH, encoded by the coding sequence ATGGCCCTttcccgccgcctcctcccgctcttcctccgcggcggcgcccccgCCTTCCGCGCCCTCTCCACGGCTGCCGCgcccgcagcggcggcggcctccgtGGAGGAGAAGGAATCCATCACTGTGAAGGGCGTGCGCATCTCGGGCCGCCCGTTGTACATGGACATGCAGGCGACGACCCCCGTGGACCCGCGGGTGCTCGACGCCATGCTCCCCTTCTACCTCTCGCGCTATGGGAACCCGCACTCCCGCACGCACCTCTACGGCTGGGAGTCCGACTCCGCCGTCGAGGCCGCGCGCGCCCGAGTCGCCTCCCTTGTCGGCGCCGACCCGCGCGAGATCTTCTTCACCTCGGGCGCCACCGAGTGCAACAACATCGCCGTCAAGGGCGTCATGCGCTTCtaccgcgaccgccgccgccacgtcaTCACCACGCAGACCGAGCACAAGTGCGTGCTCGACTCCTGCCGCTACCTGCAGCAGGAGGGATTCGAGGTCACCTACCTCCCCGTGCGCAGCGACGGGCTCGTCGACCTCGCGCAGCTCGAGGACGCCATCCGCCCCGACACCGGCCTCGTCTCCGTCATGGCCGTCAACAACGAGATCGGCGTCGTGCAGCCGCTCGAGGAGATTGGGCGCATATGCAAAGAGAAAGGCGTGCCGTTCCACACTGACGCCGCGCAGGCGCTGGGGAAGATCCCGATTGATGTGAACAGGATGGGGATTGGGCTCATGTCCCTCTCCGGGCACAAGATTTATGGCCCCAAGGGCGTAGGGGCGCTCTACCTTCGCCGGCGTCCGCGTATCAGGGTGGAGCCGCAGATGAGTGGTGGTGGGCAGGAGCGTGGCATCCGCAGTGGCACCGTGCCCACACCACTTGTTGTTGGATTTGGTGCTGCCTGTGAGATTGCGGCTCAAGAGATGGATTATGACCATAGGCGAGTCAGTGCTCTGCAGCAGAGGCTGCTTGATGGCATTCTTGCGCAGGTCGATGAGGTTGTCATCAATGGAAGCATGGAACACCGTTACCCAGGCAACCTGAACTTGTCATTTGCATATGTGGAGGGAGAGAGCTTGCTGATGGGGCTGAAAGAGGTGGCTGTGTCGAGCGGTAGTGCCTGCACCAGTGCCAGCTTGGAACCCTCATACGTGCTGCGGGCACTTGGGGTGGAGGAGGACATGGCGCACACCTCTATTCGCTTTGGCATTGGCCGCTTTACCACCGAGGAAGAGGTTGACAGAGCAATTGAGCTCACTGTGCGTCAGGTGAAGAAACTCCGTGACATGAGCCCACTCTATGAGATGGCCAAGGCTGGCATTGACCTCAAGAGCATCGAGTGGTCTCAGCACTGA
- the LOC112888686 gene encoding uncharacterized protein LOC112888686, with translation MAAATAVFAPASAAAPPVLHHRRSRCHRNYSCGLAIARSSPSSCGGVRWRQILPSCGYGRARAPLVPASDHWGNWTFLLSTAALGTWSEKWSPVGKALTGALVSVLLGLAASSAGVVAADAPAYRVALDYLLPLAIPLLLFRSDLRRRPRGVFRSTGALLLAFLLGSVATAMGTVVAFRLVPMRSLGPDNWNIAAALMTRHIGGVVSFAAVCEALGVSPSARAAGLAAGDAVCALYFTGLFALAAMIPAEDSQATGEGSEPLATAGNTPPAASSAMAVAAAFAMCRAGKLATSMLGQLGIEGASLPFTTATVAVALATFFPSQIGKLAPSDEALAGIVIQVLFAAVGANGSIGNAINKAPSVFAFASVQVAAHLLVTLGVGKLLGFDGKLLLVASAANVGGLTAAGGMAAAKGWTSLVAPGILAGILGIAVTTFVAGVFLVTVCLYYLPRLITNPVVMAFAIVVGFGTFVLENFVAIGVGVLALLKYRK, from the exons ATGGCAGCTGCCACGGCCGTCTTCGCCCCGGCCAGCGCCGCAGCTCCGCCCGTTCTTCACCACCGCCGCAGCCGCTGCCACCGCAACTACTCGTGCGGCCTTGCGATTGCACGCTCGTCGCCATCGTCGTGTGGCGGTGTCCGCTGGCGCCAGATATTGCCATCTTGCGGCTATGGACGCGCACGCGCCCCCCTTGTTCCGGCGTCTGACCACTGGGGCAACTGGACCTTCCTCCTGAGCACCGCCGCGCTGGGTACCTGGTCGGAGAAGTGGAGCCCCGTGGGGAAGGCGCTGACCGGAGCTCTGGTGAGCGTGCTGCTGGGTCTGGCGGCCAGCAGCGCCGGCGTGGTGGCGGCGGACGCCCCGGCCTACCGCGTGGCGCTCGACTACCTGCTGCCTCTGGCCATCCCGCTGCTGCTCTTCCGCTccgacctccgccgccgcccccgcggcgTGTTCCGCTCCACCGGCGCGCTGCTGCTGGCCTTCCTGCTCGGATCTG TGGCGACGGCGATGGGCACGGTAGTGGCGTTCCGGCTCGTCCCGATGCGGTCGCTGGGGCCGGACAACTGGAACATCGCGGCAGCCCTCATGACCCGCCACATCGGTGGAG TCGTCAGCTTCGCCGCCGTTTGTGAAGCTCTTGGAGTCTCTCCATCAGCGCGGGCAGCCGGGCTAGCTGCTGGCGACGCCGTCTGCGCACTCTACTTCACAGGCCTGTTCGCATTAGCTGCCATGATTCCTGCGGAAGACTCGCAGGCAACGGGAGAGGGCTCGGAACCGTTAGCCACCGCTGGCAATACGCCACCTGCTGCGTCAAGCGCCatggccgtggcggcggcgtttgCCATGTGCAGAGCAGGAAAGCTTGCGACGAGCATGCTGGGGCAGTTGGGCATAGAAGGTGCAAGCCTTCCCTTCACAACAGCAACCGTGGCGGTGGCTTTGGCAACCTTCTTCCCCTCTCAGATCGGGAAGCTTGCGCCATCAGACGAGGCCCTGGCTGGGATTGTGATTCAG GTGCTCTTCGCAGCTGTGGGAGCTAACGGAAGCATCGGCAACGCCATCAACAAAGCGCCCAGCGTATTCGCGTTCGCGTCCGTGCAGGTCGCGGCGCATCTCTTGGTGACTCTCGGCGTGGGGAAGCTGCTCGGGTTCGACGGGAAGCTGCTGCTGGTGGCCTCGGCCGCGAACGTCGGCGGCCTGACCGCAGCCGGCGGAATGGCCGCCGCGAAGGGCTGGACTTCGTTGGTGGCTCCGGGGATCCTCGCGGGCATCTTGGGAATCGCCGTCACCACCTTCGTGGCAGGTGTTTTCCTCGTTACGGTTTGTCTCTACTACCTCCCGCGGTTGATCACCAACCCCGTCGTCATGGCCTTCGCAATCGTAGTCGGTTTTGGTACGTTTGTCCTCGAGAACTTCGTGGCAATCGGTGTCGGTGTGCTTGCCCTCCTCAAGTACAGGAAGTAG